The genomic DNA ATTTGAGTGATAAGATCCTAGTTTTATTTGTCCGAAggataatttgaatgataaaagaagAGATTTCAATAGTAAGAAAGTAAAGATTTTAAATCTTCTTTAACGACATTTCATCATTGAACTTCTAACTTAACTAACTTAGTGATTGTGGGGCACTTACTTAGTGTGGTATGGtctattataatgaataattagtTCTTTGAAGTTACAGAAAATccaacaaagtaaaaaaaatcttgatttaATGATCAATCTCACaattattataatgaataagtgaaaagtttaattttaaaatgttattagaagaaatttaaattcatttttttttatatataaaacctcTTAATTATCACTCAAACTACCCTTCGGGAGAAAAATCTAGACTTTACTGAGCCACATGAGTGGTTCCTATGGTTCGCTATTCTCTATCTCTTAAGATCATGCTCAGCTGCATCTCTCCTTTTCATGAGATATAATGGGGCAAGCTGCTGATCCACAACCGTCCATCCTAAAAATGAGCCAACAACTACATTCAATCACTCAAAGTTTTTGTTAGTACACAATTATTTCTTCCCATTTTTggattcaaattattaatagcACTGCATAATTATCCCAATTCGATCGAGACAACCGAGTCCTTATGGTTATTTCTTTCTGCAATGATCACGGCTTTCACTAGTGGTCTATGAGTTGGAAAGGAAATTCATTATTTGAGCAAAGTTGAAATTTTCagaatataaaattgttaacaGGAGAGTCCTGCCCTGATTCGATGAAAGGGTAAATTTTCTCCTATAGTAATCAAACTTATATCTACTATATTAGATTAGTAatacttttacaaatgaagttgaaacttaaaatcagattttttttaaaaaaatttaatattttatcaattttatttattgtaaaatcaatttattatatattctgTCACTGCAAAGGTGCAACATATATTATGAGATCAGTTGGTGCGCACTtgaggggttttttttttttttatctgtaataacttaaaataatacaaaaattaattattacagAACCAATTATTGTTATAAccataatttataatcataatgAAATAATGATAAGTTGTGTTGTTCGAGCACTAATTATATTCTCTATTTATAATTATCagcttgtttatatataaaatttagccTATCTAGATATTTTTCAAAGTCTAAgggcttttgtttttttatttctcatgTGCAATGCTGTAGCAGAAATTGCCTTCACAAGTAGCCGGCGCCTTCCCATCGCTATCTCATATCAACAGACTCAACCGAAAACAGCCGCGTGTTCCGGCTGACGCATAGATTCAAACCAGCCTTTTCTGACATGGAAAAATACGTGGACCCCATATGTCGGGTTTACGAAGTAAATATTACGTGTATAGGTCCACGGTGTCGGGCATTTCGGGGGACAAAATATTTGGCATGTCGCCATGACCAACTACGATCTATGCGCTTCATTCCAAAACCTACACTGCCCTCTGGCCGTGTACGTGTTCGTCGATGACGTATCACTAAGAAGAAATTCACTTCGATATTTACTATATAAACCTTGCTTCTGTCGTAGTTCTTGCACCACAGCATTTACATTTCCTCTGTATTGTCTCTTCtccttccttcttttctttgcttaaTTTGTCTCTGCTAAGTTTTCATCATGGCGGTTCTCTCAACTCCCCTTGGTCCTCCTGTTTGCGCTCAAGACGCAAAGGCGCTTCAGTTCATTGAAGAAATGACAACAAATTGTGATGCCGTTCAGGGCAGAGTTTTGGCTGAGATACTCGGCCGAAACGCTGACACTGAGTACCTACGCCGCTTTCGACTTGAAGGTGCAACAGACAGAGACACCTTCAAGTCGAGAGTTCCTGTTGTTACTTACGAGGATCTTCAGCCTGTGATCCAACGTATTGCCAATGGTGACCGCTCTCCTATACTGTCTTCTCATCCTATCTCTGAGTTCCTCACTAGGTGAGAATTGTATCAATCATTTGTCAGCCATCtcataattatttttgtctGTTTTGTGATTTCGAGTAGTAATGTTGTGAAATTTGCAGTTCAGGGACATCGGCTGGCGAAAGAAAACTGATGCCAACCATTCATGAAGAGCTCGATCGTCGCCAGAAATTATACAGTCTTCTCATGCCGGTCATGAACCTGTGAGTAGTTTTTTCCTTCAACCATTCGGCGTAATATcacttaaagaaaataatattaacgaGAGAAAAATATCAAAGTGTTAAATATTCaatctttataaatattatttttataatttttataatttataatttatatacatattataaataaataaatttataattttaataaattataaataattattaaaaatttattttttgtgttaaaaatgatataaaattttcttatagaaattgtaaatttatttagttttaataaaaatataaatagttaattattaaaattacaaaaataatatttataataatcagATTTTTTTTGCTTTCATGCGGCTCAAAAATCTAtgtacattttattttattttttactttcatGTTCATTGTTGGATGCTGCTTTTTCTTGGTTTGATGGAGGATTCGTTCTTGGTGAAAACTCAGATTGATATATTGTTAATGTGACAGATACGTGCCAGGACTGGACAGAGGGAAGGGCTTGTACTTTCTCTTCATTAAAGCAGAAACAAGGACCCCAAGTGGGCTGGTGGCACGGCCAGTGCTCACAAGCTACTACAAGAGCGAACACTTCAAAACAAGACCATATGACCCTTACAATGTTTACACCAGTCCCAATGAGGCCATTCTTTGCCCCGACTCTTTCCAGAGCATGTACACACAGATGCTCTGTGGCCTCATCATGCGCGAAGAAGTTCTTCGAGTAGGTGCGGTCTTCGCTTCTGGCCTTCTCAGGGCCATCAGTTTCCTTCAACAGAATTATAAGGAGCTTGCCCTCGACATCTCTTCAGGAACCTTAAACCCTAAGGTCACAGATCCTTCAATCAGAGACCGAATGGGGAAAATCCTGCAGCCAAACCCACAACTCGCTGAGTTCATCACCAAAGAGTGCTCAAAGGAAAACTGGGAACGCATTATCACCAGAATCTGGCCTAACACTAAGTATCTTGATGTGATTGTCACGGGAACCATGGCTCAGTACATTTCCATACTTGAATATTATGGGGGTGGTTTGCCAATGGCTTGCACTATGTATGCTTCCTCTGAGTGCTACTTTGGGTTAAATCTTAACCCAATGTGTAAACCCTCTGATGTTTCTTACACTATTATGCCAAACATGGCTTATTTCGAGTTTATGCCACATGAACCTGACTGCGCAGCTGCTCCTTCTCGTGACTCACCTCCTCGACTCGTTGATCTTGCCGAAGTTCAAGTGGGTAAAGAATACGAGCTAGTGATCACAACGTATGCAGGCTTGTGCAGATACCGTGTTGGCGACATTCTCAAAGTGACAGGCTTCTACAACTCTGCCCCGCAATTTCGTTTCATCAGGAGAAAGAACGTGCTCTTGAGCATTGACTCGGATAAAACAGACGAGGCTGAGCTGCAAAACGCCATTGAAAATGCTTCATCACTTCTGAAGGAATTCAACACTAGCGTTGTTGAATACACAAGTTTTGCTGACACAACTTCCATCCCTGGTCACTACGTGATTTACTGGGAGTTACTCGTTAAGGATCCAGCTAACTCACCGAGTGATGAAGTGTTGAACAAATGCTGCCTAGCAATGGAGGAAAAATTAAACTCGGTGTATCGACAAGGCCGAGTTGCAGACCATTCAATTGGACCGCTTGAGATCAGAATAGTAAAAAATGGCACATTTGAGGAGTTGATGGACTATGCAATTTCAAGAGGTGCATCGATTAACCAATACAAGGTGCCAAGGTGTGTAAGCTTCACCCCCATCATGGAGCTCCTCGACTCAAGAGTAATCTCAGTGCATTACAGCCCAGCTGAGCCTCACTGGACCCCGGAGCGACGTCAAAATTAACTTCAAGTCGAAAATAAGGAATAAAGTTACGTTTAAATTAgcatttgtttgttttattttagctTTTAAAAAGTGTCTTTTGGTGCCTTTTGAATTTTCCAAAGGGTTCGAGTTTGTGAAATAAGTTCGTATGATCCCTCTGTTGGCATGATGTGATTGTCAAAGCGTGTCTCCTTTCCTGGCATCTTTCtgtgtttttgctttcttttcttttaactttcCTAAAAGTTCACATGCGGTAGCAATGTTTCAAAAACTCGCTGATgccataaataaaataaaataaatttatattacgTTGTGAGTAGGCTTTATTTGAATGGATTTTTGCGCACGTGCTAGATATTCCTTGGCTActaggttttaattttttgtggtAGGGAAAGCATATCACATGggtttcagtttttttaaatttttttaaaggaaatttACTTTTATGGGTCAgtcacattaaataaataaattttatttaataaataaaaaatttaatttgaaaatattataaaaaaaattaaacttatattatcattcaaactatttttaaaagacTCTCACAAGTTTTAATAggtagatatatattttttttataataagatattttattcgaattgatTGGACTTTGAAAAAGTCAAATTccttttttaaaaccaaattaattatactaaatagataaaattttaagttcaaCGATTAATCTTACAATTATTAGATCGAgttagtaaaaaatataattttgatatgtaaCTGGGTGAATTGAAACAtaactttttaccttaaaatCACACTCATTTACTACTAAAACTATCCTGTTAGGAAATACatactatatataaatgtgGATCGGTTGATTTTGTTCCTAGGGCTATGGCAGCCTTATCCTGGAGATCTcgttttgttatttttacttTCATGTTAAATATGTAAAGCACTATAAATTAACTGCaaagctttttcatttttaactaGCAAAAATCCACAGAGGGTATCTATGTCTTGACCTTATCGCCCTTCTTTCCTCACTTTCACTTGTCGATCCCCTATCTCTGTCACTTTCACCATTGCAGCACATCTTTAATTTGAAGGCCGGTGgcctattaatatttttttaatcaaagtaAGTAGCCGCTTCTAAAAAGTTTACCTTTAATGTCCCTCAAATCTAAAGTGCAAAAAGTAAATCTTTGAATGTCACCATGCAAGTAAAAACCCTAACAACGAAATTTAATCATGCCATTAAAAGTTCAAATCCAGCTGAACCCAGAAAGTTGAATGTGAAAAGAATTCGAGAAATGAAGCTTAGCAGcctctttaattaataaatttttatataattccaATTAAAGAGGCGGCTAAAGCAACAGAAATTGTTTCCAATGACAAATCTAATGGTAAGGCGGCTAAGAGATGGCAACGAAAAAAATATAAGCTCTGGTTGATGATCACCTTTGTCCCCCAAACGTTGGACATTGAATACTTTGGCTATCAATTAATAAGGAAGAGGCAAATTATTGCCAACATCTCCATCAACCACTTTGCTAGCCCTTCCGTGCTGCATCTGTAACCATCCATTCATTCAtctcatgttttaatttttcagagaACAATATCACATAACCACTTTGATTACATAATaagtacatatttgtgtatatcattgtataattagatattattttatacatattttaaatatgtatttatttatttattcaaagtAGATAGatataacattattaaattaataaatatgaatgtttatacaaattttgCATACCTGATTAAAGTTACTCATCCCCAGGGAAAAATCTGCATTGTAAAATTTGCCGTACTCGGACAGGCTGATATAGTCGACTAACTCCGGTGCTCCTCTCTCGGCACTCCCACCTGGGTACTGGTTGCTATGAAGACACGGCG from Mangifera indica cultivar Alphonso chromosome 16, CATAS_Mindica_2.1, whole genome shotgun sequence includes the following:
- the LOC123198653 gene encoding probable indole-3-acetic acid-amido synthetase GH3.1, giving the protein MAVLSTPLGPPVCAQDAKALQFIEEMTTNCDAVQGRVLAEILGRNADTEYLRRFRLEGATDRDTFKSRVPVVTYEDLQPVIQRIANGDRSPILSSHPISEFLTSSGTSAGERKLMPTIHEELDRRQKLYSLLMPVMNLYVPGLDRGKGLYFLFIKAETRTPSGLVARPVLTSYYKSEHFKTRPYDPYNVYTSPNEAILCPDSFQSMYTQMLCGLIMREEVLRVGAVFASGLLRAISFLQQNYKELALDISSGTLNPKVTDPSIRDRMGKILQPNPQLAEFITKECSKENWERIITRIWPNTKYLDVIVTGTMAQYISILEYYGGGLPMACTMYASSECYFGLNLNPMCKPSDVSYTIMPNMAYFEFMPHEPDCAAAPSRDSPPRLVDLAEVQVGKEYELVITTYAGLCRYRVGDILKVTGFYNSAPQFRFIRRKNVLLSIDSDKTDEAELQNAIENASSLLKEFNTSVVEYTSFADTTSIPGHYVIYWELLVKDPANSPSDEVLNKCCLAMEEKLNSVYRQGRVADHSIGPLEIRIVKNGTFEELMDYAISRGASINQYKVPRCVSFTPIMELLDSRVISVHYSPAEPHWTPERRQN